A genomic region of Raphanus sativus cultivar WK10039 chromosome 6, ASM80110v3, whole genome shotgun sequence contains the following coding sequences:
- the LOC108810772 gene encoding agamous-like MADS-box protein AGL80, with protein sequence MGRRKVTHELISDKSTRRVTFRKRKEGILKKINELTILCGLRACAIIYSDYKDGPEVWPNRREVRVLLNRFSALPKEKQTKYMMDQKDLMTRMIQDAEKKLEKEQMHSRAMELGMIAAFSDLDDADYSEDLIKAADVVEKRINVIRQRIEALESRTALVKKD encoded by the coding sequence ATGGGAAGAAGAAAAGTTACACACGAGTTGATTTCTGACAAGTCCACTCGCCGAGTCACGTTCAGAAAACGCAAAGAAGGCATactgaagaagatcaatgaacTAACCATTCTTTGTGGCTTACGCGCTTGCGCCATCATCTACAGTGATTACAAGGATGGCCCTGAGGTTTGGCCAAACCGTAGAGAGGTACGTGTTCTTCTAAACCGGTTTAGCGCACTCCCCAAGGAGAAGCAGACCAAATACATGATGGACCAGAAGGATCTCATGACCAGGATGATCCAAGACGCGGAGAAGAAGTTGGAGAAAGAGCAGATGCATAGCCGTGCGATGGAACTTGGGATGATTGCTGCGTTTAGTGATCTAGATGATGCTGATTATTCGGAGGATCTGATCAAAGCAGCCGATGTGGTTGAAAAGAGGATCAATGTAATCAGACAGAGGATTGAAGCTTTAGAATCAAGAACGGCCTTGGTCAAGAAAGACTAG
- the LOC108812537 gene encoding LOW QUALITY PROTEIN: uncharacterized protein LOC108812537 (The sequence of the model RefSeq protein was modified relative to this genomic sequence to represent the inferred CDS: deleted 3 bases in 2 codons), giving the protein MTKLLVLLSLVLSALLTVGQCTESKSEVIVKEGHRVVAVEYDAVGKTNTRVLITPRERGQEETRDEREVFSNMKKKVTETASSLPVIVQVEEESELQELICDATSKYKHKVASVIQLRTIRRRRLHVMKETLAHEPQYTEHKAKMSKSQNVFEKAKLAVTASLNVTKIGSVVSVIGIAAAYGMCVWVTIVSKYLLTSVLGRHRLVVAQSKVHSVYFKAIFVGILVGLLGHVISRRRKVLTDAVEMWQAVNLLSSIFMVEANASFVEPRAIKAMIERIKVEKEEGRGLDILESHSCEGESLTCGKKVIDKMDEDAVNRRLKKLNERLRRLNAYSSRLNLLNLMSLTWHFVYLSHRLSLTY; this is encoded by the exons ATGACAAAACTATTGGTTTTGTTGAGTCTTGTCTTGAGTGCGTTATTGACGGTGGGCCAATGCACAGAGTCAAAAAGTGAAGTCATCGTGAAAGAAGGCCACCGTGTTGTTGCGGTGGAGTACGACGCAGTCGGCAAAACCAACACTAGAGTCTTGATTACACCGCGGGAAAGAGGACAAGAGGAGACAAGAGATGAAAGAGAAGTGTTTAGTAATATGAAAAAGAAAGTGACAGAAACGGCGTCGTCTCTTCCGGTTATCGTCCAAGTAGAGGAGGAGAGTGAACTCCAAGAGCTCATATGCGATGCGACCAgtaagtataaacacaaggtGGCGAGTGTGATCCAACTGCGCACGATACGAAGGAGACGGTTGCACGTGA TGAAAGAAACTCTGGCCCATGAGCCCCAGTATACTGAACACAAGGCTAAGATGAGTAAGAGCCAAAACGTTTTTGAGAAGGCAAAGTTGGCGGTTACGGCGTCGCTGAACGTCACAAAGATAGGGAGCGTGGTGAGTGTGATCGGGATCGCGGCGGCGTATGGGATGTGCGTGTGGGTGACGATCGTGTCGAAGTACTTGTTGACTTCGGTGCTTGGGAGGCATCGGTTGGTTGTGGCGCAGAGCAAGGTGCATTCCGTGTACTTCAAGGCAATCTTCGTAGGGATTCTGGTTGGGTTGCTAGGACACGTCATCAGCCGACGCCGGAAGGTTCTTACCGATGCGGTGGAGATGTGGCAGGCCGTTAACCTCTTGTCC TCGATATTCATGGTGGAAGCTAATGCGTCATTTGTTGAGCCACGAGCCATCAAG GCAATGATTGAGCGGATAAAAgtggaaaaagaagaaggaagagggcTTGACATCTTAGAGTCACATTCCTGTGAAGGAGAGTCTCTAACCTGTGGTAAGAAGGTTATAGACAAGATGGATGAGGATGCGGTGAACCGTAGACTGAAGAAGCTAAACGAAAGGTTAAGAAGGCTAAATGCGTACTCGTCGCGACTAAATTTACTAAATCTAATGTCTCTCACTTGGCACTTTGTGTATCTCAGCCATCGACTCAGCCTCACTTATTGA
- the LOC108812536 gene encoding phosphatidylinositol-3-phosphatase SAC1: protein MAKSEHSRTSSFSSFAKIQPSDDADADPDSYALEKFKLYETRARFYLLGSDRNKRFFRVLKIDRSEQSELHISEDPVVYSPQEIKSLLQRIAEGNRSTGGLAFVAKVYGIAGCAKFMESYYLVLVTKRRQIGCICGHAIYAIDETQMITVPHASIQSDVANSKTELRYKKLLSSVDLTKDFFYSYTYPIMQSLQKNVLSSGEEGVPYDNIFVWNAYLTQPIRSRCNNSIWTLALVHGNFKQIKLSIYGRDFSVTLVSRRSRHFAGTRYLKRGVNDRGRVANDVETEQLVFDEEAGSRKGKMTSVVQMRGSIPLFWSQEASRFSPKPDIFLQRYDPTYESTKIHFEDLVSRYGNPIIVLNLIKTVEKRPREMVLRREFANAVGYLNSILHEENHLKFIHWDFHKFAKSKSANVLAVLGAVASEALDLTGFYFSGKPKIVKKKTSQRSHASTGREASASLRDLRAYSLELSRGESSNDILSALANREKEMKLSQQKEEDNGTDISAPRYQSGVLRTNCIDCLDRTNVAQYAYGLAALGRQLHALGLSDTSKIDPDSSIAAALMDMYQSMGDALAHQYGGSAAHNTVFPERQGKWKATTQSREYLNSIKRYYSNTYTDGEKQDAINLFLGYFQPQEGKPALWELDSDYYLHVSGVGDDIFPGRRVQSIAKPMSGIGVDLAPVPAFREDLSRKKLTSFDKLIEQTCSSIKNVRLCSETGQRPGGSTGSTGVAPDAAEIQLKSPNWLFGSRKPEESGSATRPGADDSEKGVASSERVHDFCNLDWLSEPNDHQEDVFQKYLSITSTSEANGWYGGTLLGDQDENSEIYRHYAQFCQCPAMEPFDNNDHELEQNYAEVLRMNTVDVMDNIGEEGTEMEKALNEYAQIGTNLGIIPTQCKYFAGDPCWLSRWLVGDDKIPKVI, encoded by the exons ATGGCGAAATCGGAACACTCAAGGACTTCTAGCTTTTCGTCTTTCGCTAAGATTCAACCGTCCGACGATGCCGACGCCGATCCCGATTCCTACGCACTCGAGAAATTCAAGCTCTACGAGACCAGAGCG AGGTTTTATTTACTCGGGAGTGATAGGAATAAAAGGTTCTTCAGAGTGCTAAAGATTGACCGTTCAGAGCAATCGGAGCTTCACATAAGCGAAGATCCAGTAGTGTATTCCCCTCAGGAAATCAAGAGTCTCCTTCAGCGTATTGCTGAAGGCAATCGTTCCACTGGAGGATTGGCTTTTGTGGCTAAAGTCTATGGGATTGCTG GTTGTGCTAAGTTTATGGAGTCTTACTACTTAGTTTTGGTGACAAAACGGCGACAAATTGGATGCATATGTGGGCATGCGATATATGCTATCGATGAAACTCAAATGATCACTGTTCCACATGCAAGTATCCAATCTGATGTTGCTAATTCGAAAACTGAACTAAG GTACAAGAAGCTTCTGTCAAGTGTAGATCTGACAAAAGATTTCTTCTACAGTTACACGTATCCTATCATGCAAAGTTTGCAAAAGAACGTTTTGTCATCTGGTGAAGAAGGGGTGCCCTATGATAACATATTTGTATGGAATGCGTATCTGACACAGCCTATTCGATCAAGGTGTAACAATTCTATTTGGACTCTGGCATTAGTTCATGGGAATTTTAAGCAG ATAAAGCTATCGATATATGGAAGAGACTTCAGTGTTACTCTAGTATCCAGACGTTCTCGACATTTTGCAGGCACACG TTACTTGAAAAGGGGAGTGAATGATCGTGGAAGGGTTGCGAATGATGTTGAAACGGAACAACTTGTTTTTGATGAAGAAGCTGGATCACGCAAGGGAAAAATGACCTCAGTAGTGCAGATGCGAGGATCAATTCCACTCTTTTGGTCGCAAGAGGCCTCCAGATTTAGCCCTAAACCTGATATTTTCT TACAGAGGTATGATCCTACATACGAGTCAACTAAAATACATTTTGAAGACCTGGTGAGCCGATATGGGAATCCGATCATTGTGCTCAACTTAATCAAG ACGGTTGAGAAAAGACCTCGGGAAATGGTGCTAAGGCGGGAGTTTGCCAATGCAGTGGGTTATCTAAACTCAATTTTACACGAAGAAAATCATCTCAAATTTATCCACTGGGATTTCCACAAATTCGCAAAGAG CAAGTCGGCGAATGTATTGGCTGTTTTGGGTGCTGTAGCAAGCGAAGCCCTTGATCTGACTGGATTTTACTTCAGTGGCAAGCCTAaaattgttaagaaaaaaactagCCAACGTAGTCATGCTAGCACTGGAAG GGAAGCATCTGCATCTCTTCGTGATCTAAGAGCTTACTCTTTGGAACTTTCAAGAGGTGAAAGTTCGAATGATATACTTAGTGCTCTTGCTAACCGAGAGAAAGAGATGAAGCTAAGccaacaaaaagaagaagacaatggGACTGATATATCAGCTCCTCGTTACCAAAGTGGTGTTCTGCGTACCAACTGTATTGACTGCCTGGATCGAACAAACGTAGCACAGTATGCATATGGTTTGGCCGCTTTAGGCCGTCAACTACATGCATTGGGTCTGAGTGATACATCTAAGATCGACCCCGACAGTAGCATAGCTGCTGCACTTATGGATATGTACCAGAGCATGGGTGATGCCCTTGCACACCAATATGGCGGTTCAGCTGCTCATAACACT GTTTTCCCAGAAAGGCAGGGGAAATGGAAGGCCACGACACAGTCGAGAGAGTATCTCAACTCTATTAAACGATACTACAGCAATACCTACACAGATGGCGAAAAGCAAGACGCCATAAACTT ATTCTTGGGCTACTTTCAACCTCAGGAAGGGAAACCTGCGCTTTGGGAGCTGGATTCTGATTATTATCTTCATGTGTCAGGGGTTGGAGATGATATTTTCCCAGGAAGGAG GGTCCAGTCCATTGCGAAACCCATGAGTGGTATCGGAGTCGATCTTGCACCAGTGCCAGCTTTCAGAGAAGACCTCTCACGGAAAAAGCTAACGTCATTTGACAAATTGATCGAGCAGACATGCAGTTCAATAAAGAACGTGAGGCTTTGCAGCGAGACAGGCCAAAGGCCAGGTGGCAGCACTGGAAGCACTGGTGTGGCTCCTGATGCAGC TGAGATTCAGCTCAAGAGCCCCAATTGGCTGTTTGGTTCAAGAAAGCCCGAAGAGAGTGGCTCTGCCACAAGACCTGGTGCAGACGATAGTGAGAAAGGAGTGGCCTCGAGTGAGAGAGTCCACGATTTCTGCAACTTAGACTGGCTTTCTGAGCCTAACGATCATCAAGAAGATGTCTTCCAGAA GTACCTGTCGATCACATCAACCAGCGAAGCCAATGGTTGGTATGGTGGTACTCTCCTCGGTGACCAAGATGAAAACAGCGAAATTTACCGACATTATGCCCAGTTCTGTCAG TGTCCAGCTATGGAACCGTTTGACAACAACGATCACGAGTTAGAACAAAACTATGCGGAAGTTCTTCGCATGAACACAGTCGATGTAATGGACAACATTGGAGAAGAAGGAACGGAGATGGAGAAAGCTTTGAATGAATACGCTCAGATCGGTACCAATCTCGGGATCATTCCAACACAATGCAAATACTTCGCTGGAGATCCTTGTTGGTTATCCAGATGGCTCGTCGGAGATGATAAGATCCCAAAGGTCATTTAA
- the LOC108808302 gene encoding aspartic proteinase Asp1-like has product MNQQETMTLRYYYVLLNIGNPPKLFDLDIDTGSDLTWVPCDAPCNDPCDAPCNGCTKTLVFSFSKNYKTGPAELLFNDKTTCVKGINFIFDSGSSYTYFNSEAYPAILDLIRKDLKGKPLKDTKEDKSLPVCWKDKKPSKTVHDVKKYFKTITLRFGSRKKGQLFQIQPESYLIITEKGNVCLGILNGTEIGLQNYNIIGDISFQGIMVIYDNEKQMIGWIPSDCDKLPNVGRDDGGNLSEEEAYPRGFGLIGELFSGTDASKNKKDREL; this is encoded by the exons ATGAATCAGCAGGAGACGATGACATTGAG GTACTATTATGTGTTGCTGAACATAGGAAACCCACCTAAGCTCTTTGACTTGGACATTGACACTGGCAGTGACCTCACTTGGGTTCCGTGTGATGCTCCCTGCAACGATCCGTGTGATGCTCCCTGCAACGGTTGCACTAAG ACTCTTGTGTTTTCTTTTAGTAAAAACTATAAGACTGGACCAGCAGAGCTTCTCTTTAATGACAAGACCACATGTGTCAAAGGCATTAACTTCATTTTCGATAGTGGAAGCTCCTACACTTACTTCAATTCCGAAGCATACCCGGCGATTCTTGATCTT ATAAGAAAAGATTTGAAAGGGAAGCCTTTGAAGGACACAAAAGAAGATAAAAGCTTACCGGTGTGTTGGAAAGACAAGAAGCCTTCGAAAACAGTACATGATGTCAAGAAATACTTCAAGACGATTACTTTACGGTTTGGGAGTCGAAAGAAGGGTCAGCTGTTTCAGATTCAACCGGAGTCATATCTCATCATCACT GAAAAAGGAAACGTGTGTTTGGGGATTCTAAACGGAACTGAGATTGGGCTTCAGAACTACAACATCATTGGGG ACATATCATTCCAAGGGATAATGGTGATCTACGACAATGAGAAGCAGATGATTGGATGGATTCCTTCAGACTGTGACAAGCTTCCCAA TGTGGGTCGAGATGATGGAGGAAATTTGTCAGAGGAGGAGGCTTATCCGAGAGGCTTTGGTTTGATAGGAGAGCTCTTCTCAGGAACTGATGCTTCTAAGAACAAGAAAGATAGAGAGCTTTGA
- the LOC130495794 gene encoding tubulin beta-1 chain-like: MLSSIHGRKSDSVQYRKKSREVQEQMGDNRFEVKLQVLIVYELQGSAPAVLIARSSKGRRLGEVEGHVSVKSENGNAAGTKVWRVSVQFTAMFRRKAFLHWYIGEGMDEMEFTEAESNMNGLVSDYQQYQDTTADEEVGTRMRKKEEY, from the exons ATGCTAAGCAGCATACATGGAAGGAAATCCGATTCGGTTCAGTACAGAAAGAAAAGTAGAGAAGTTCAAGAGCAGATGGGTGACAACAGGTTCGAGGTTAAGCTACAGGTTTTGATCGTATATGAACTGCAAGG TTCAGCTCCTGCAGTGCTTATAGCAAGATCAAGCAAGGGTAGGAGGCTTGGTGAAGTGGAGGGACATGTTTCAGTAAAGTCTGAGAATGGAAATGCTGCAGGTACCAAGGTCTG GCGTGTGAGTGTGCAGTTCACAGCTATGTTCAGAAGGAAGGCTTTCTTGCATTGGTACATTGGTGAAGGGATGGACGAGATGGAGTTCACAGAAGCTGAGAGCAACATGAACGGCCTTGTCTCAGATTACCAGCAATACCAAGACACAACTGCTGATGAAGAAGTGGGTACGAGGATGAGGAAGAAGGAGGAGTACTGA